The Papaver somniferum cultivar HN1 chromosome 3, ASM357369v1, whole genome shotgun sequence genome includes a region encoding these proteins:
- the LOC113357719 gene encoding uncharacterized protein LOC113357719: MGVQVLTSSLSQDDGLTPTPTTTLLLPPPVILGLQPSALVDHVARVDWSLLNAIPGERGGSQMVGIGELEHILSEVKTHIFPSLEDSSPVRTMAGGSVANTIRGLSVGFGITSGIIGACGDDEQGSLFVSNMSSSGVNLSRLRMMKGPTAQCVCLVDDVGNRTMWPCLSHVVRLQPNDLKREDIRGSKWLVLRYAFHNLEVTRRAIKIAKEEGVSVSVDLASFEMVRNFRGPLRELLESGDVDLCFANEDEAKELLSGEPNDDPEAALTYLGEHCHTAVVTLGPNGCLAKHGKEVVRVLAMGKGPVTDATGAGDLFAGGFLYGMVKGLSLEDCCRVGSCSGGAVIRSLGGEVRPKSWQWMYKEMQIMVFLFLIFANNKDDFKAFHQQLKECSCFPLPFLVIMLTLESLGNRQLINVKAHFGDGLLNIEPIEAFLPTSKLELESLYATY; encoded by the exons atgGGGGTACAGGTATTGACAAGCTCCCTCTCCCAGGATGATGGGCTTACTCCTACTCCTACTactactcttcttcttcctcctccagtCATACTAGGACTCCAACCTTCTGCTCTTGTTGATCACGTTGCAAGGGTGGATTGGTCCTTGCTTAATGCAATCCCTGGTGAGAGAGGTGGTTCTCAGATG GTTGGAATTGGAGAACTGGAGCATATATTGAGCGAGGTAAAGACCCACATCTTCCCATCTCTTGAGGATTCATCTCCTGTAAGGACGATGGCTGGTGGTAGTGTTGCTAATACAATTAGGGGTCTGTCTGTGGGATTTGGAATCACATCTGGCATTATTGGAGCATGTGGAGACGATGAACAAGGCTCCTTATTTGTTAGTAACATGAGCTCGAGTGGCGTAAATCTTTCAAGGCTAAGGATGATGAAAGGGCCCACTGCGCAG TGTGTGTGCTTGGTTGACGATGTGGGCAATCGTACTATGTGGCCCTGCCTCTCACATGTTGTTAGGCTTCAG CCAAATGACTTGAAAAGAGAGGATATTAGAGGCTCcaag TGGTTGGTGTTAAGGTACGCATTTCACAATTTGGAGGTGACTCGTAGGGCTATTAAGATCGCAAAAGAAGAAGGCGTGTCCGTCTCAGTAGATTTGGCGAGTTTTGAG ATGGTTCGAAACTTCAGGGGCCCCCTTCGGGAGTTACTGGAGTCAGGGGATGTCGACCTCTGTTTTGCCAATGAGGACGAAGCTAAAGAGTTGTTGAG TGGTGAACCAAATGATGATCCTGAGGCAGCTTTAACTTATCTGGGCGAACACTGCCACACAGCTGTAGTAACACTTGGTCCTAATGGATGCCTAGCAAAGCATGGAAAGGAG GTAGTCCGTGTTCTGGCTATGGGAAAGGGACCAGTTACAGATGCCACTGGAGCTGGGGATCTGTTTGCGGGAGGATTTTTATATGGAATGGTAAAAGGACTATCCCTTGAGGACTGTTGTAGGGTTGGGTCCTGTAGTGGTGGGGCGGTTATTCGGTCTCTTGGTGGTGAGGTGAGACCCAAGAGCTGGCAATGGATGTACAAGGAAATGCAAATAATGGTCTTTCTCTTCCTGATATTTGCAAATAATAAAGATGACTTCAAGGCATTCCATCAACAGTTAAAGGAGTGTTCTTGCTTTCCTCTTCCTTTTCTTGTTATCATGCTCACATTAGAGAGTTTGGGTAATCGGCAGCTAATCAATGTAAAGGCGCATTTTGGGGATGGGTTGTTGAACATTGAGCCAATTGAGGCGTTTCTACCAACTTCAAAACTTGAACTTGAAAGTCTGTATGCAACGTATTGA